The Aedes aegypti strain LVP_AGWG chromosome 3, AaegL5.0 Primary Assembly, whole genome shotgun sequence genome contains a region encoding:
- the LOC5574695 gene encoding uncharacterized protein LOC5574695: MIYPTLLAVVAIAFTIPATSAQLENFCHGVIAGIFPHPDPRLCFMYVSCAFEEAFLYQCNEGFVFDESISECVPGEWEDCGREINPELELICANVSYGVFEYEEDCGKFIFCQRGRASLIECLENEIWLQEKGSCVFGDRDTCQPGDVFCMGMPDGVIPHPEGCGKFVECVDERSTVMNCDRGMIFEEGGVECVIGSLQTCQSSEGICSDQPNTLHPHPELCDLFMRCDGSDAILMTCGPNEIFRPDIQFCVPGDQDTCVPSRPEEACVGRPDGIVPHPDRCNQYIACNGGSSSVHDCPTGQILRPEVPICVAGNSDTCELMDGVCTGRPDRYVIEHPNYCGWFIWCQNGQASVFQCPANEILRPDMQFCVPGTEETCEAAEIDEMCNGRHGVIYPHPDRCDQYIRCEEGNLNINSCPPYMVIERGTIQCVAGNTETCELYVDLCRGRPDGIIPHPSRCHLYIECRSGQVDLNSCPEGLIFDSSQSQCVPGNTETCDHLVEYCIDRPDGVIPHPNRCDLFMICTNGITSVHQCPWGEILRPDMQFCVPGNSDTCQFTPIDGMCNNREGTVIYPHPYDCSQFVRCQEGQLSVENCREGTILQPGTIQCVAGNRDTCELYLDRCIGVEQQIIPHPSECHLYMRCDSGQASVDSCTRGMVFIDGVCVIGDRDSCESWQLVCGAIANQIISHPNFCDLYIECRDGLTSMRPCSSGLILHPNMQVCTPGFLDTCEFIPKEEMCDGRAQGRFPIPDQTQCNEFVTCSNGVGSLDSCQDGTVMRPRFIDCVPGNELTCAAYPHICLFRPNEHIPHPVRCDMFVSCISEMPHVVPCQRGEIYNADRDMCVPGSAASCVSFEQVCSDQEDGFIPHLNYCDLFIACTGGVATVEACPCGEIFVPEIQQCLPGDAETCVLQPV; encoded by the coding sequence ATGATATACCCAACGCTACTCGCAGTGGTAGCAATAGCCTTCACAATTCCGGCCACTTCTGCGCAGCTGGAGAACTTCTGCCACGGAGTCATTGCTGGTATTTTTCCACATCCGGATCCGCGGCTGTGCTTCATGTATGTGTCATGTGCCTTCGAGGAAGCGTTCCTGTATCAATGTAATGAAGGATTCGTCTTTGACGAAAGCATTTCGGAGTGCGTTCCCGGAGAATGGGAAGATTGTGGACGGGAAATAAACCCAGAGTTGGAGCTGATCTGTGCCAACGTTTCATATGGAGTGTTTGAATATGAAGAGGATTGCGGAAAGTTTATCTTCTGTCAACGTGGAAGGGCATCGTTGATCGAGTGCTTGGAGAATGAAATATGGCTTCAAGAGAAGGGTTCTTGTGTGTTCGGAGATAGAGACACTTGTCAACCGGGAGATGTGTTTTGTATGGGAATGCCAGACGGAGTGATTCCCCATCCAGAGGGGTGTGGCAAATTTGTTGAATGTGTTGATGAGCGCAGCACTGTCATGAACTGCGACAGAGGAATGATATTTGAAGAGGGTGGCGTAGAATGTGTGATCGGAAGTTTACAGACATGTCAGTCCTCGGAAGGCATTTGCAGCGACCAACCTAATACACTACATCCACATCCGGAGTTATGTGATCTTTTTATGAGATGTGATGGTAGTGATGCGATACTCATGACCTGCGGGCCAAATGAAATATTCCGGCCAGACATTCAGTTCTGTGTGCCCGGTGATCAAGACACTTGTGTCCCAAGTAGACCAGAAGAAGCTTGCGTTGGCAGACCTGATGGAATCGTACCGCATCCAGATCGGTGCAATCAATATATTGCCTGCAACGGTGGTAGCTCGTCCGTGCACGATTGTCCTACAGGACAGATTCTTCGACCAGAAGTACCAATTTGCGTGGCAGGTAATTCAGATACGTGCGAGTTAATGGACGGAGTTTGTACAGGACGTCCAGATAGATACGTAATAGAGCATCCAAACTATTGCGGATGGTTCATTTGGTGTCAAAACGGACAAGCGAGCGTCTTCCAGTGTCCGGCGAACGAAATACTTCGACCAGATATGCAGTTTTGCGTGCCTGGCACTGAAGAAACATGTGAAGCTGCTGAGATAGACGAAATGTGTAATGGACGCCATGGGGTTATCTATCCCCATCCTGATCGATGTGATCAGTACATACGTTGTGAAGAAGGTAATCTGAACATAAACTCCTGCCCTCCATACATGGTCATAGAACGAGGAACCATTCAATGCGTTGCCGGTAATACGGAAACCTGTGAGCTTTACGTTGATCTCTGTCGAGGACGACCAGATGGCATTATTCCGCACCCATCCAGATGTCATTTGTATATTGAATGTCGATCGGGGCAGGTAGATTTGAATTCGTGCCCTGAAGGACTCATCTTCGATTCATCACAATCACAATGCGTCCCCGGTAATACAGAGACGTGCGATCACTTGGTAGAATATTGTATAGATCGACCGGATGGAGTGATTCCGCATCCCAATCGATGTGATTTGTTCATGATCTGTACCAATGGAATCACGTCGGTACACCAGTGTCCATGGGGAGAAATTCTTCGTCCCGATATGCAATTCTGCGTTCCTGGTAACAGCGATACGTGCCAGTTTACACCAATTGACGGAATGTGTAACAATCGTGAAGGAACTGTAATCTACCCACATCCCTACGATTGTTCACAGTTTGTGCGATGCCAGGAAGGCCAACTCAGTGTTGAAAATTGTCGTGAAGGAACAATATTGCAGCCCGGAACAATTCAATGTGTCGCCGGTAATCGGGATACTTGCGAACTGTATCTGGATAGGTGTATAGGAGTCGAGCAACAAATTATTCCGCATCCTTCCGAATGTCACCTCTACATGAGATGTGATTCTGGTCAGGCTTCGGTCGACTCTTGCACTCGTGGTATGGTATTCATCGATGGAGTTTGCGTCATTGGTGATCGCGACTCGTGCGAATCTTGGCAATTGGTCTGCGGAGCTATTGCAAATCAGATAATATCACATCCAAATTTCTGCGATTTGTACATCGAGTGTCGTGATGGACTAACGAGCATGCGACCTTGCTCTTCAGGACTAATTCTGCACCCAAATATGCAGGTCTGCACTCCAGGTTTTCTGGACACATGTGAGTTCATTCCAAAGGAGGAAATGTGTGATGGCCGAGCCCAAGGACGTTTCCCGATACCCGATCAAACGCAGTGTAATGAGTTTGTCACTTGTTCAAATGGTGTGGGAAGTTTGGATTCATGTCAGGATGGAACGGTTATGCGACCTCGATTTATCGATTGCGTTCCTGGCAACGAGCTCACCTGTGCGGCTTATCCTCACATTTGCCTCTTCCGACCGAACGAGCACATTCCTCATCCAGTAAGATGTGATATGTTCGTATCGTGCATCTCGGAAATGCCACATGTCGTGCCCTGCCAACGAGGCGAAATATACAACGCCGACAGAGACATGTGCGTCCCTGGAAGTGCTGCGTCTTGCGTATCATTCGAACAAGTCTGTAGTGACCAAGAAGATGGATTCATACCGCATTTGAACTATTGTGATTTGTTCATCGCCTGTACGGGAGGAGTTGCCACCGTGGAAGCGTGCCCTTGTGGTGAGATTTTCGTACCGGAAATACAGCAGTGTCTACCGGGGGATGCCGAAACTTGTGTACTGCAGCCGGTTTAG